One stretch of Cydia pomonella isolate Wapato2018A chromosome 24, ilCydPomo1, whole genome shotgun sequence DNA includes these proteins:
- the LOC133531212 gene encoding protein enabled-like isoform X2: MSEQSISSARASVMVYDDGLKRWVPSGSSSGLSKVHIYHHTQHNTFRVVGRKLNDHEVVINCGIVRGLKYNQATATFHQWRDARHVYGLNFSCREDADSFARAMMHTLEILANKPSGNSAPPPPQPPNPPVPFNGHNNTQHYDEDMGYRTMTREDAAILQQPAYHAPQHQHPQYHPPSQYHAPHHAHQQPIPGAGAPAPPPHAAPPLAAHAHTHTLPHQPSQPAHTHHRTSSAPMPPNMCLTAANNGPPAPPPVPPHQNLPAPNGPIAPQTPPAAPQPPPAPAAPPAPPAPAAAGPPPPPPPPGAAPAPAPTPAVASPPPPPPPPQPPQPDLSGLAAQLQQARLKRQAKQAVTLAASADASPPGGAEHSGSSSSSGGSARGNNNMHCMMHEMQRTLARRRAHLDRAEESSGDNSANTTPLKTWERAATLPHRLPNTCNGTTPNSESPATQAPQSPRSVRKRFGSASEETILKQVNGGGDGGGYVSAAEWEAFKQDMLREMRAQLTQIKREILDAMKAEFARR, translated from the exons CGAACAATCGATAAGCAGCGCGCGCGCCTCCGTCATGGTGTACGACGACGGCCTGAAGCGCTGGGTGCCGTCAGGCAGCAGCTCGGGGCTATCCAAAGTCCACATCTACCACCACACCCAGCACAACACCTTCAGGGTTGTTGGGAGGAAGCTCAACGACCATGAG GTGGTAATAAATTGCGGCATCGTCCGCGGGCTCAAGTACAACCAAGCGACGGCGACGTTCCACCAATGGCGAGATGCGCGACACGTCTATGGCCTGAACTTCTCGTGTCGTGAGGACGCGGACAGTTTCGCGAGAGCCATGATGCATACACTTGAG ATCCTGGCAAACAAACCGAGCGGAAACTCAGCGCCGCCACCGCCACAACCGCCTAATCCGCCTGTACCTTTTAATGGACACAACAACACACAACACTACGATGAAGATATGGGCTACAG AACGATGACGCGCGAAGACGCAGCCATACTGCAGCAACCAGCGTACCACGCGCCCCAGCACCAGCACCCGCAGTACCACCCGCCCAGCCAGTACCACGCGCCACACCACGcg CACCAGCAGCCCATCCCGGGCGcgggcgcgccggcgccgccgccgcacgccgcgccgccgctcgccgcgcacgcgcacacgcacacgctGCCGCACCAGCCCTCGCAGCCCGCGCACACACACCACCGCACCTCCAG CGCACCGATGCCGCCTAATATGTGCCTAACGGCAGCGAACAATGGGCCGCCCGCGCCACCGCCTGTACCGCCGCACCAAAATCTTCCCGCACCTAAT ggTCCCATAGCGCCACAGACGCCCCCGGCCGCGCCTCAACCTCCTCCAGCG CCGGCCGCCCCGCCGGCGccccccgcgcccgccgccgcgggcccgcccccgcccccgccgccgcccggcgccgcccccgcccccgcccccacCCCCGCCGTGGCGtccccgcccccgccgccgccgccgccgcagcccccCCAGCCCGACCTGTCCGGCCTGGCCGCCCAGCTGCAGCAGGCCAGGCTCAAACGGCAAGCCAAG CAAGCGGTGACTCTCGCGGCGAGCGCGGACGCGTCCCCGCCCGGCGGCGCCGAGCACTCGGGCTCGTCGTCCAGCTCGggcggcagcgcgcgcggcaACAACAACATGCACTGCATGATGCACGAGATGCAGCGCACGCTGGCCCGCCGCCGGGCGCATTTGGACCGAGCCGAG GAGTCGTCAGGGGATAACAGCGCCAACACTACACCACTGAAAACGTGGGAACGCGCTGCTACGCTACCACACCGCCTACCCAACACCTGTAATGGCACTACGC CTAACTCCGAGTCACCCGCTACGCAAGCGCCGCAGTCGCCGCGCTCGGTGCGCAAGCGCTTTGGCTCCGCAAGCGAGGAGACTATACTTAAG CAAGTGAACGGCGGTGGCGATGGCGGCGGCTACGTGTCAGCAGCCGAGTGGGAAGCTTTCAAGCAAGACATGCTGCGTGAGATGCGCGCGCAGCTCACACAGATTAAGCGCGAGATACTCGACG CAATGAAGGCGGAATTCGCGCGTAGGTAA